One region of Novipirellula artificiosorum genomic DNA includes:
- a CDS encoding ABC transporter ATP-binding protein encodes MSGDCIELRRLHRFFGKTKAVDDISFSVPRGHVFGYIGPNGAGKTTSMRILATLDLPSYGDAYIDGFSVVNDPELVRRRLGFMPDAFGTYRDVNCSEYLDFFARANGLVGRQRTQRLAWVLDFTGTRGLADKPIRGLSKGMKQRLCLGRALIHDPAVMILDEPAAGLDPRARIDLRKMIRELADGGKTILISSHILTELAEMCDSVGIIEQGHLLATGSVDGIQRQRAQQRELTIRFLDRIDQAAAQLQTRPGVGKPIMDGHWLRFEFEGEAEEQADLVAWIVGQGFRVTEVVSHKKSLEDVFLQVTEGLVQ; translated from the coding sequence ATGAGCGGCGACTGTATCGAACTGAGACGTCTGCATCGTTTCTTTGGGAAAACCAAAGCGGTCGATGACATTTCCTTTTCGGTGCCGCGAGGCCATGTGTTTGGCTACATCGGACCCAACGGCGCTGGCAAAACAACCTCGATGCGAATTTTGGCGACATTGGACCTGCCCAGTTACGGGGACGCCTACATCGATGGTTTTTCGGTCGTGAACGATCCCGAGTTGGTCCGCCGCCGGTTGGGGTTCATGCCCGATGCGTTTGGGACCTATCGCGACGTCAATTGCAGCGAGTACCTCGACTTCTTTGCTCGTGCGAATGGCTTGGTCGGACGCCAACGAACTCAACGCCTCGCGTGGGTGCTTGATTTCACCGGGACTCGAGGCTTGGCCGACAAACCGATCCGCGGACTCAGCAAAGGGATGAAGCAGCGGCTCTGCCTCGGCCGCGCGTTGATTCACGACCCCGCCGTGATGATTCTCGACGAGCCGGCTGCGGGGTTGGACCCGCGAGCCCGAATCGACCTGCGTAAAATGATCCGTGAACTTGCCGATGGCGGCAAAACGATTCTCATCAGCAGCCATATTTTGACCGAACTCGCAGAGATGTGTGACTCGGTCGGCATCATCGAACAAGGGCATTTATTGGCCACCGGCAGTGTCGACGGGATCCAACGTCAACGGGCGCAACAGCGTGAATTGACGATCCGTTTCCTGGACCGCATCGACCAAGCGGCTGCCCAATTGCAAACTCGACCGGGCGTCGGCAAGCCGATCATGGACGGTCATTGGCTGCGATTCGAATTCGAGGGCGAGGCGGAGGAACAGGCCGACCTGGTCGCATGGATTGTCGGTCAAGGATTCCGAGTCACCGAAGTCGTGTCGCACAAGAAAAGTCTCGAGGACGTCTTCCTCCAAGTCACCGAGGGGCTGGTCCAATGA
- a CDS encoding protein kinase domain-containing protein: MSRERIYRWLICLVVTTAVVAAVVIQWFSGTTAGAAFVLLSLWGASRFLSPLMAKLVALAVVMGSVSTLMLQNSATLIEGLDQMAVITGAMLVWRREYQEYVNVDLHPSHLMGELPLPFEDDAAATISVDSDRDPLGHLRVSEIAGRDLLERMKHSKAFLPKQIDRVQRFITKRSDTSVSMERVVNAGLLTEFQAMHLHWGREDQLRFDKYSLAEMIGRGGMSTVYRAMNMERGETVALKLMAANEKAICRAQRETEIAKQLAHKNIVVAYDSGRIRSRFYIEMEYVSGSDLHQIVKRNGPLPESTALNYAVQIARGLQHAHAKGLIHRDVKPGNILVTADGVVKITDLGLARNMGLDDQDREYRTNPHHLVGTIEFMSPEQALHENDVDERADIYSLGATLFFLLTGQTRVIGKTVGQQITNLVSKRRFLSSRKLGVREEVAKLIDLLCDHHPDHRIESMTSVIPALESLLGGQEQGKGAIHVLIVEDNHDDRAAARRMLGRVNRSLRIAEATTLGDCHRIMQNGNDSAKVDLVLLDLNLPDSAGVETIKRFRLFCSTTPLVVMTGITDPEYCARCIEAGANDYLPKGHATAESLERSIFMTLARSRIESEESDDDSGVFGN, from the coding sequence TTGTCTCGAGAACGCATCTATCGATGGTTGATCTGCTTGGTCGTCACGACGGCAGTCGTGGCGGCGGTGGTGATTCAGTGGTTTTCCGGTACGACCGCGGGTGCTGCGTTCGTGTTGTTGTCGCTTTGGGGAGCGTCCCGTTTTCTTTCACCGTTGATGGCAAAGCTGGTCGCCTTGGCGGTCGTGATGGGGTCGGTTTCGACCTTGATGCTACAGAATTCCGCGACGCTGATCGAGGGATTGGATCAAATGGCGGTCATCACCGGTGCCATGTTGGTGTGGCGACGAGAGTATCAGGAATACGTTAACGTGGACCTACATCCCTCGCATTTAATGGGGGAACTGCCTTTGCCGTTCGAAGACGACGCGGCGGCAACGATCAGCGTCGATAGTGATCGCGATCCCCTCGGGCATCTACGAGTCTCGGAAATTGCTGGGCGAGATTTGCTCGAGCGGATGAAACACAGTAAGGCTTTTTTGCCAAAGCAGATCGATCGCGTGCAGCGCTTTATCACCAAGCGATCCGATACCTCCGTGTCCATGGAACGTGTGGTCAATGCAGGCTTGTTGACCGAGTTCCAAGCAATGCATCTGCACTGGGGACGCGAGGATCAGCTTCGTTTCGATAAATACTCGCTCGCGGAGATGATTGGCCGCGGTGGCATGAGTACCGTCTACCGTGCAATGAACATGGAGCGTGGCGAGACGGTCGCGTTGAAGCTGATGGCAGCCAACGAGAAAGCGATTTGTCGCGCACAGCGTGAGACGGAGATTGCCAAGCAACTTGCACACAAGAACATTGTCGTCGCGTACGATTCGGGACGCATACGATCTCGGTTCTATATCGAGATGGAATATGTATCAGGAAGCGATTTACACCAAATCGTAAAACGAAATGGTCCCCTGCCGGAGTCGACGGCGCTGAACTACGCGGTTCAGATTGCACGCGGGTTACAACACGCTCACGCCAAGGGGTTGATCCATCGTGATGTCAAGCCAGGTAACATTCTTGTGACTGCGGACGGGGTTGTGAAAATCACGGACTTAGGTTTGGCCCGAAACATGGGGCTCGATGATCAAGACAGAGAATACAGGACGAATCCTCACCACCTTGTCGGAACCATCGAGTTCATGTCGCCCGAACAAGCGTTGCACGAGAACGACGTCGATGAGCGTGCGGACATTTATTCCCTGGGTGCGACTTTGTTCTTTTTGCTCACCGGTCAGACGCGAGTCATTGGTAAAACGGTGGGGCAGCAGATCACGAACCTTGTTTCCAAACGACGGTTCCTCAGTTCGCGAAAGTTGGGGGTTCGCGAGGAGGTGGCAAAGCTGATTGACCTGTTGTGTGATCATCATCCTGATCATCGAATCGAATCGATGACGTCTGTAATTCCTGCTTTAGAATCGCTACTCGGTGGGCAGGAGCAAGGGAAAGGAGCGATCCATGTGTTGATCGTCGAGGACAATCACGACGATCGGGCCGCGGCAAGACGCATGCTCGGCCGAGTCAATCGATCGCTACGGATCGCCGAAGCGACCACGCTTGGCGACTGTCATCGCATCATGCAGAACGGTAACGACAGCGCCAAGGTTGACTTGGTTTTGCTGGATTTGAACCTCCCCGATAGTGCTGGTGTGGAGACGATTAAACGCTTCCGCCTGTTCTGCTCCACCACCCCGCTCGTCGTGATGACCGGAATCACCGACCCCGAGTACTGTGCTCGGTGCATCGAAGCGGGAGCAAACGATTACTTGCCGAAGGGACATGCCACGGCCGAGTCGCTCGAACGCAGCATTTTCATGACCTTGGCACGCAGTCGCATTGAATCCGAGGAATCGGATGACGATTCTGGTGTTTTTGGCAACTGA
- a CDS encoding ABC transporter permease, with amino-acid sequence MSEAVHMPAPAQDAGPRAASTWWQRIDQWSERAGDHLNPILVKETRQALKSRQFVVTFSVLLFAALAWTVAGSLSQMPQIYTTPSASRLLIGYYIVLAIPMLLVVPLAAYRSLEGEIDDGTLELLSITALSPWQIVLGKLASASLQMMLYFVALFPCMAYAYTLRGVDLPTTLLIVAILVVSALVLTVVALFLAPLARSRTGRIITLLLLVGILVIAEYGIGAMVIGMIVYGIPFAMPLVFFLVMTTLLVSLSLSHLLLAATAAQLTPESENRSTHLRISMMVVTMTLIGIATYATESMPRNDASTVLSLVGAALLVFWVVCGSLMVAESSVTTPRIRRELPQSFFARVMLTWVTPGPATGLVFATVNILVVTAFTLFTIRNTLSPTWSFAGGQLQALTRLSVLLAAYLIGFLIAVRWLIAVVRIRNNPRVEIGVAGLIAVLVLSSLIPYSIGMHLNDYRPFAYSRWQITNWVWTLGEAAPSGAVDWTEIGIVVAAVVIALIGCLLTMPRIVLPRRTATPEKVQQELETA; translated from the coding sequence ATGAGCGAAGCAGTCCATATGCCGGCACCGGCTCAAGACGCAGGGCCCCGCGCTGCATCGACGTGGTGGCAGCGAATCGATCAGTGGTCCGAACGCGCGGGCGATCACCTCAATCCGATCTTGGTCAAAGAGACTCGGCAAGCACTCAAGAGCCGGCAATTCGTCGTCACCTTTTCGGTCTTGCTGTTTGCCGCGTTGGCTTGGACGGTGGCCGGAAGCTTATCGCAAATGCCCCAAATCTATACCACACCCTCGGCAAGCCGGCTGCTGATCGGCTACTACATCGTGCTGGCCATTCCGATGTTGCTAGTCGTTCCCTTGGCCGCGTACCGATCGCTTGAAGGGGAAATTGATGACGGAACGTTGGAGCTATTGTCGATCACCGCACTCAGCCCATGGCAGATTGTGCTGGGGAAGTTGGCTAGCGCCTCGTTGCAAATGATGTTGTACTTTGTGGCCCTGTTCCCCTGCATGGCCTATGCCTACACGCTTCGCGGCGTCGATTTGCCTACGACGTTGTTGATTGTCGCCATCTTGGTGGTGTCGGCTCTGGTGTTGACCGTGGTCGCTCTGTTTCTCGCACCGCTGGCGAGAAGCCGGACCGGGCGAATCATCACGCTGCTGTTGTTGGTGGGCATCTTGGTGATCGCCGAATATGGCATCGGCGCGATGGTGATTGGCATGATCGTCTACGGAATTCCTTTTGCGATGCCGCTGGTGTTTTTCTTGGTGATGACGACGTTGCTCGTTTCGCTTTCGCTCAGCCACCTATTGCTTGCGGCAACCGCAGCCCAATTGACGCCTGAAAGTGAGAACCGATCCACCCACCTGCGGATTTCGATGATGGTTGTCACGATGACTTTGATCGGCATCGCCACCTACGCGACCGAATCGATGCCAAGAAACGACGCCTCGACCGTGTTGAGCCTGGTCGGTGCTGCACTGCTGGTTTTCTGGGTCGTTTGTGGCAGCCTGATGGTGGCGGAGTCCTCCGTGACGACACCGCGGATTCGTCGCGAGTTGCCGCAGAGCTTTTTCGCGCGCGTGATGTTGACCTGGGTCACCCCAGGCCCCGCGACGGGCTTGGTCTTTGCAACCGTGAACATCCTCGTCGTCACGGCATTTACCCTATTTACGATCCGCAACACTCTGTCGCCAACGTGGTCGTTCGCCGGCGGGCAATTGCAAGCGCTGACTCGGCTTTCCGTCTTGTTGGCAGCCTACTTGATCGGCTTTTTGATCGCGGTCCGCTGGCTGATTGCGGTCGTACGCATTCGAAACAACCCAAGAGTTGAGATTGGCGTTGCAGGTTTGATTGCCGTGCTGGTGCTGTCCTCGCTGATCCCCTATTCGATCGGCATGCATCTGAACGATTACCGACCCTTTGCCTACTCCCGATGGCAAATCACCAATTGGGTCTGGACCTTAGGTGAAGCGGCCCCGAGCGGCGCTGTCGACTGGACGGAGATCGGCATCGTTGTCGCCGCCGTGGTCATCGCCTTGATCGGATGCCTGTTGACCATGCCCCGAATCGTCTTGCCTCGTCGCACGGCGACCCCCGAAAAGGTCCAACAAGAACTTGAGACAGCCTAG
- a CDS encoding beta-ketoacyl-[acyl-carrier-protein] synthase family protein, with amino-acid sequence MIAPNRASQLPDDQRIVITGVGLTAPNGNDWASYRDALLNRQSGVQPYEIRYFGKTLAGICDFDAKRYQSKKDIRRGTRAGSVGVYAANEAIAHSGLDWQNVDRSRVGIYVGVTEHGNVETENEIYIIKGFDYDTSCWSHHHNPRTVANNPAGEIALNLGVTGPHYTIGAACAAGNAGLIQGAQMLRLDECDVAIAGGTSESIHTFGIFASFNSQNALATHEDPTRASRPFDMQRSGIVVAEGGCLYTLERLRDAKARGAEIYGELVGYAINTDATDFVLPNPERQSQCVRMALKRAGLEPDQIDVVSTHATGTSSGDTQECKALRDVFGGSTSVRINNTKSYIGHAMGAAGALELAGNLPSFKDRVVHPTINVDELDPDCALDGLVLNEPQQVSQVDYILNNSFGMLGINSVVIIGRL; translated from the coding sequence GTGATTGCCCCGAATCGTGCTTCCCAGCTGCCTGACGACCAGCGAATCGTGATCACCGGCGTCGGCTTGACGGCGCCGAATGGCAACGATTGGGCTTCCTACCGAGACGCGTTGCTTAATCGGCAAAGTGGCGTCCAACCTTATGAGATCCGCTACTTCGGGAAGACGTTAGCGGGGATCTGTGACTTCGACGCCAAACGCTATCAGTCCAAGAAGGACATCCGCCGCGGTACGCGGGCCGGAAGTGTCGGCGTCTATGCGGCCAACGAAGCAATCGCCCACAGCGGACTGGATTGGCAGAATGTCGATCGGTCTCGCGTGGGGATTTACGTCGGCGTGACCGAACATGGGAACGTCGAAACGGAAAATGAGATCTACATCATCAAAGGGTTCGACTACGACACCAGTTGTTGGTCGCATCACCACAACCCTCGCACCGTCGCGAACAATCCCGCAGGCGAAATCGCCTTGAACCTGGGGGTTACCGGGCCACATTATACCATCGGTGCTGCATGTGCCGCAGGGAACGCAGGGCTGATCCAAGGGGCTCAGATGCTTCGCCTTGACGAATGCGACGTAGCGATCGCGGGCGGAACAAGCGAGAGCATTCATACATTCGGGATCTTCGCGAGCTTCAATAGCCAGAACGCGCTCGCGACCCATGAAGATCCGACACGTGCGTCGCGGCCGTTCGACATGCAGCGAAGCGGCATCGTGGTGGCCGAAGGAGGCTGTTTGTACACGCTCGAACGACTCCGTGACGCCAAAGCACGTGGTGCCGAAATCTACGGCGAGCTGGTCGGGTACGCAATCAATACCGACGCAACGGATTTTGTGTTGCCGAATCCAGAGCGACAATCGCAATGCGTCCGCATGGCGCTCAAGCGAGCCGGTTTGGAGCCCGATCAAATCGATGTGGTCAGCACCCATGCGACGGGTACCAGTAGTGGCGACACGCAGGAATGCAAGGCGCTACGTGACGTGTTCGGCGGATCGACGTCGGTTCGGATCAACAATACAAAAAGCTACATTGGACACGCGATGGGCGCAGCCGGAGCGCTTGAATTGGCGGGGAACCTGCCGTCGTTCAAGGATCGTGTCGTCCACCCCACGATCAACGTCGACGAACTGGATCCCGATTGCGCCCTCGACGGCTTGGTGCTGAATGAGCCCCAACAGGTATCGCAAGTCGACTACATCCTTAACAATTCGTTTGGCATGTTGGGGATCAATTCGGTCGTGATCATCGGCCGTCTTTAA
- a CDS encoding peptidase associated/transthyretin-like domain-containing protein produces the protein MRLLVAGFMLFAVSFSSARAADSNTVQPAGTLTPLTLSQWVCPSDADTLVGRVILPSVNGEAKAIANAKIALLSGDGKAIHGQTNELGEFRIENVLPGVYSLTAKAENVFACCAMHVINAASDGASEFPSEVEIAAANVDYTMVKTAMIRYLPPTASESVSRLPDAQYGEIAKRVCSDQHFRVLQSEGGLKGVIHLAGTQDNDLAGANLTNIFIVKDGEMIARTVTDQEGNFRVSSIPAGEYALMAIGSGGVGLAGFELVSEADLTDAESNPSSENGKQLIGLFKHRRKNCCTCFEMQVAPMPEVVQCVEEVVIEQAPVVADGCCGGEVIMDGCGCQEGVVGIDPYAGGFGDPLAGGAYGGGGGGYGGGGGYGGGGGGFGGGDMGGLIGLAAIGGIIAATTNNDDNPTIIIPPTPATPASP, from the coding sequence ATGAGACTTTTAGTAGCAGGATTCATGCTTTTCGCAGTTTCCTTCTCTTCAGCTCGCGCGGCAGATTCGAATACTGTGCAACCCGCGGGAACGCTCACTCCCTTGACCCTCAGCCAATGGGTCTGCCCAAGCGATGCGGATACGCTGGTAGGTCGAGTGATTCTTCCCTCGGTCAACGGCGAGGCGAAAGCGATCGCGAATGCGAAGATCGCATTGCTTAGCGGCGATGGAAAAGCGATTCACGGCCAAACGAATGAGTTGGGTGAATTTCGAATCGAAAACGTCTTGCCTGGCGTTTACTCTTTGACCGCGAAAGCCGAGAACGTGTTCGCTTGTTGTGCCATGCACGTCATCAACGCGGCATCGGATGGCGCATCGGAATTTCCAAGCGAAGTTGAAATCGCGGCTGCGAACGTGGATTACACCATGGTCAAGACCGCGATGATTCGCTACTTGCCCCCAACCGCGAGTGAGTCAGTATCACGACTTCCCGACGCTCAGTATGGCGAAATCGCAAAGCGAGTTTGTAGCGATCAGCATTTCCGCGTCTTGCAAAGCGAAGGTGGGTTGAAGGGTGTGATCCACTTGGCCGGTACTCAAGACAACGACTTGGCTGGAGCGAATTTGACGAACATCTTTATCGTCAAGGACGGTGAGATGATCGCTCGCACCGTGACCGACCAAGAAGGAAATTTCCGGGTTTCCAGTATCCCTGCTGGCGAGTATGCCCTGATGGCCATTGGTTCCGGTGGCGTTGGCTTGGCTGGTTTTGAATTGGTCAGCGAAGCGGATTTGACAGATGCCGAATCGAATCCTTCCTCCGAAAACGGAAAGCAGCTGATTGGCTTGTTCAAGCATCGCCGCAAAAACTGCTGCACTTGCTTCGAAATGCAAGTCGCTCCGATGCCAGAAGTGGTCCAGTGCGTTGAAGAGGTGGTTATCGAGCAGGCCCCGGTGGTCGCCGACGGTTGCTGCGGCGGCGAAGTGATCATGGACGGCTGCGGATGCCAAGAAGGTGTCGTTGGTATCGATCCTTACGCAGGTGGTTTCGGTGATCCGCTGGCTGGTGGCGCGTACGGTGGCGGCGGCGGCGGCTACGGCGGTGGCGGCGGCTACGGTGGTGGCGGTGGCGGTTTCGGTGGTGGAGACATGGGTGGCTTGATTGGTTTGGCCGCAATCGGAGGAATCATCGCTGCAACGACGAATAATGATGACAATCCTACGATCATCATTCCCCCGACCCCTGCAACACCTGCTTCGCCTTAG
- a CDS encoding phytoene desaturase family protein, whose product MYDTIIIGAGMSGLAAGIRLAHFDQRVCVLERHYTIGGLNSFYRLGGRDYDVGLHAMTNFATKGTKKGPLAKLIRQLRFRWEDFKLAEQNGSSIRFPDVSLDFDNDFSLLQQEVAEKFPDQIDGFQSLCAALLDYSDMDGNDPSFMHSAREVMATHLTDPLLIEMLLCPLMWYGNARENDMDFGQFSIMFRACYLEGFGRPFKGVRIILKNLVRKFRGLGGELKLRSGVSRIHVEAGRAVGVVLDDGTEIQGKRVLSSAGNLETLRLCDDISEVDVARAGKLSFIESISVLDKMPKEIGFDQTIVFYNDSKTFHWQRPENSLCDARTGVICSPNNYAFDAEEGELPDGVVRITTLANHDRWCGLPESRYEAEKVIQYDAAVESAVRFMPDFRRHVIDTDVFTPKTIRRFTWHDNGAVYGAPDKQLDGTTHLPNLFLCGTDQGFVGIVGAILSGISMANRHCLQP is encoded by the coding sequence TTGTACGACACCATCATCATTGGCGCAGGAATGAGTGGGTTGGCCGCAGGCATCCGGCTGGCCCATTTTGACCAACGGGTCTGTGTTCTCGAACGCCACTACACGATTGGCGGACTCAATTCGTTCTACCGACTCGGTGGACGCGATTATGATGTCGGTTTGCATGCGATGACCAACTTCGCCACCAAAGGGACCAAGAAGGGACCACTGGCGAAGTTGATTCGGCAACTCCGTTTCCGTTGGGAAGATTTCAAGTTAGCCGAGCAAAATGGGTCGTCCATTCGTTTTCCAGACGTCTCGCTCGATTTCGACAACGACTTTTCGCTGCTTCAGCAAGAGGTCGCCGAAAAGTTTCCCGACCAAATCGACGGCTTCCAAAGTCTCTGTGCTGCGTTGTTGGATTACAGCGACATGGACGGCAACGACCCCAGCTTCATGCACTCGGCTCGTGAAGTCATGGCGACGCACCTGACCGATCCCTTGCTCATCGAGATGTTGCTGTGCCCGTTGATGTGGTATGGAAACGCGAGAGAAAACGACATGGACTTTGGTCAATTTTCGATCATGTTCCGTGCCTGCTATCTGGAAGGCTTTGGACGCCCCTTCAAAGGGGTGCGTATCATCCTGAAGAACCTGGTGCGAAAATTTCGCGGCCTCGGTGGCGAACTCAAACTGCGAAGTGGCGTTTCCCGAATTCATGTAGAAGCGGGGCGCGCGGTCGGCGTGGTCCTCGACGATGGAACGGAGATCCAAGGCAAACGTGTGCTTTCCTCGGCCGGCAATCTCGAGACGCTTCGGCTGTGTGATGACATCAGCGAAGTCGATGTGGCCCGAGCCGGGAAGTTGTCCTTCATTGAGTCGATTTCGGTCCTCGACAAGATGCCCAAAGAGATTGGGTTTGACCAGACGATCGTGTTCTACAACGACAGCAAAACATTTCATTGGCAACGCCCCGAAAATTCACTCTGCGATGCACGAACGGGCGTCATTTGTTCGCCCAACAACTACGCCTTTGATGCCGAAGAAGGGGAACTGCCCGATGGCGTCGTACGAATCACGACGCTCGCGAACCATGATCGGTGGTGCGGTTTACCCGAGTCGAGGTACGAAGCCGAAAAAGTGATCCAGTACGATGCAGCGGTCGAATCGGCCGTTCGCTTCATGCCCGATTTTCGCCGACATGTGATCGATACCGACGTCTTTACGCCGAAGACCATTCGCCGCTTTACTTGGCACGACAACGGAGCGGTCTACGGAGCGCCCGACAAACAACTCGATGGCACCACGCACTTGCCGAACCTCTTTCTGTGTGGAACCGATCAAGGGTTCGTCGGCATCGTCGGTGCCATTCTCAGCGGAATCAGCATGGCGAACCGACACTGCTTGCAACCCTGA
- a CDS encoding tRNA modification GTPase — protein sequence MLDFEETIVAIASPTEPAERGIVRLSGVQVLSVLESLGLGFASLRRASAAEYAIDVGPPIGVVDSAVLLWPRSQSYTGQPSAEIHTYGSLPVLQALVSMLTAAGARAARPGEFTMRAFIAGRLDLTQAEAVLGVIEAEHRGSLDQALRQLAGNLSRPLEKTRATILNLIADVEAGLDFVDEDIEFISDRRLLERLSDCRHQLAATRQRMGSRIRSDSRPTLVLRGNPNAGKSRLINALSKQAVAIVADVAGTTRDAIVVETHFGSHPIRLVDTAGIESAAAGNESAAAGSVELQRHEDELAAISLASQHHAVQAAESADVRLWCVDASQCRSIAELESMRESLRSHAVRGKRHALDLWVATKADLVDPAKACGDWIYTSVVTGEGLEVLKSRVVEFLESYDAEESGSVIGTAARCGQSLLQAEQAVAAAIDLVSRREGHEWVAAEMRIAADCVGEVTGAVYTDDILDRVFSRFCIGK from the coding sequence ATGCTCGATTTTGAAGAGACCATTGTTGCCATCGCTTCACCGACGGAGCCAGCCGAGCGCGGGATTGTCCGCTTGTCGGGCGTGCAAGTGCTGTCGGTGCTCGAATCCTTGGGCTTGGGTTTCGCGAGTTTGCGGCGGGCCAGCGCAGCGGAGTATGCGATTGACGTGGGACCCCCAATTGGAGTGGTGGATTCAGCCGTCTTGTTGTGGCCCCGCAGCCAGAGCTACACCGGTCAACCGAGTGCGGAGATCCATACCTATGGATCGCTACCGGTGCTGCAGGCCTTGGTTAGCATGTTGACGGCGGCGGGTGCTCGCGCGGCGCGGCCGGGCGAGTTCACGATGCGAGCGTTCATCGCGGGTCGGTTGGATCTCACCCAGGCCGAGGCGGTGTTGGGGGTGATCGAGGCCGAGCATCGCGGATCGCTGGACCAGGCGCTTCGCCAATTAGCGGGAAATCTATCGCGGCCACTCGAGAAAACCCGTGCCACGATCCTCAACTTGATCGCCGATGTGGAAGCAGGGCTCGATTTCGTTGACGAGGACATCGAGTTCATTAGCGACCGAAGGTTGCTTGAACGTCTGTCCGATTGTCGGCATCAGCTCGCAGCGACGCGTCAACGGATGGGCAGCCGTATCCGCAGTGATTCGCGACCGACCCTTGTGCTTCGCGGCAATCCGAACGCGGGCAAGAGCCGTTTGATCAACGCACTCTCGAAACAGGCGGTTGCGATCGTGGCCGATGTTGCGGGGACCACGCGAGACGCGATCGTTGTCGAAACCCACTTTGGGAGTCATCCGATTCGATTGGTGGACACCGCGGGAATCGAGTCCGCAGCAGCGGGAAACGAGTCCGCAGCAGCGGGAAGCGTGGAGCTTCAGCGTCATGAGGATGAGTTAGCGGCCATTTCGTTGGCATCACAGCATCACGCGGTCCAGGCTGCAGAGTCGGCCGATGTGCGATTGTGGTGCGTGGATGCTTCGCAGTGTCGATCGATCGCTGAGTTGGAATCGATGCGTGAGTCTCTTCGCTCGCATGCCGTTCGAGGGAAGCGACATGCATTGGATCTATGGGTTGCGACCAAGGCCGATTTGGTGGATCCCGCAAAGGCTTGCGGCGACTGGATTTACACGAGTGTTGTCACGGGCGAAGGCCTCGAAGTGCTCAAGAGTCGCGTCGTTGAGTTCTTGGAATCCTACGATGCGGAGGAATCAGGTTCCGTGATCGGGACTGCGGCACGGTGCGGCCAATCGTTGTTGCAGGCAGAACAGGCGGTTGCCGCCGCGATCGACTTGGTGAGCCGCCGTGAGGGGCATGAATGGGTTGCTGCGGAGATGCGGATCGCAGCCGATTGTGTCGGCGAAGTGACAGGAGCCGTTTACACCGACGACATTTTGGACCGCGTGTTTAGCCGGTTCTGTATTGGCAAATAG
- a CDS encoding acyl carrier protein produces MTPAEIREEIIDILEDISPDEDMENLDDEKSFRDQLELDSMDFLDIVMELRKRHRVQIPEEDYGNLASMNSTVSYLEPKMKDIVKS; encoded by the coding sequence ATGACGCCTGCTGAAATTCGTGAAGAGATTATCGACATCCTCGAAGACATCTCGCCCGATGAAGATATGGAAAACCTTGATGACGAAAAATCCTTTCGTGACCAACTGGAACTCGACAGCATGGATTTCTTGGACATTGTGATGGAGCTGCGGAAGCGACACCGCGTCCAGATCCCCGAGGAAGACTACGGAAATCTCGCCAGTATGAATTCGACAGTTTCCTACCTGGAACCTAAGATGAAGGACATCGTGAAATCCTAG